A single genomic interval of Octopus bimaculoides isolate UCB-OBI-ISO-001 chromosome 22, ASM119413v2, whole genome shotgun sequence harbors:
- the LOC106877125 gene encoding E3 ubiquitin-protein ligase RNF103 → MWVRIVLLIIYIAVLFVIARLLETFAWYDAGLLAHRLLDPMTLSVKKLKALLEQRGVGYEGIVEKKELTGLVEATGVVTDDEVLEVGEIEDTAEVTNFTSGYDFYEQVEDTKDSVWLVQVIASGHNSSFINNASWKTVRKKVAKFGVRAGVMDCSLDWKLCRNKGWYSSQVILSLPENFKTKANVVMYVYNGPAKPSSMFKWVKNKLNRKVKQIADYDELKREWLSFQKKYEIRVVLFTELASIPLIFSALSVKFPGRVRFGTMNSKSGSGKETLARLKLKPPACFVIAPGKTLVYGSRPGELLTFRSMENFLKSLYPEVNDFFILSLIVTNLMGWFELFLSQGSAFRRLLRLICCCIKYNIVLIILWQPLLAFFQLSYFEILLEWGLLALHFLSGSSIGSIIRKDLIFYSNSRYLLLGTFFLYSLLVGYIQYKRKNGMIDEDEFDWFNFAQLLNFNPLLNPSFQIVHPGGLYAMYLLESSDMLFGHFPDLVVTEMQSVVSSDYIKHLPRWKYGRVLNHNDNSKLKCFHKDDVENLIATPNHGFCSGSPDFESGDDPAIQMMDGNYCCGCMQRNAASSESFVSTSPPPDLSEEQQSHKSNDDGCCPLHKRKHSSALSAEECKHNSLCSAFSKANAREANHLVCSENYKLVPDGFLQTSQCVICLEDFVIGADICGLPCAHFFHECCILRWLYRMSYACPMCRWLSYNPKPGLDLCEIFSAVPN, encoded by the exons ATGTGGGTACGGATAGTGTTGCTCATAATTTACATTGCCGTTCTGTTCGTCATAGCTCGTCTTTTGGAGACGTTTGCTTGGTATGATGCCGGTCTGCTTGCTCACCGTTTGCTCGACCCAATGACACTGTCCGTGAAGAAGCTGAAAGCACTTCTGGAGCAAAGAGGTGTCGGATACGAAGGCATCGTGGAGAAGAAAGAACTCACAGGTTTGGTAGAAGCCACAG GTGTTGTCACAGATGATGAAGTCCTGGAGGTTGGTGAAATAGAGGATACGGCTGAAGTGACAAATTTCACATCTGGTTATGACTTCTATGAACAAGTTGAAGATACAAAAGACAGTGTTTGGCTCGTACAAGTAATTGCCAGTGGTCACAATAGCTCCTTTATCAACAATGCAAGTTGGAAAACTGTGCGGAAGAAAGTTGCCAAATTTGGGGTCAGAGCTGGTGTGATGGACTGTTCTCTTGACTGGAA gtTATGCAGAAATAAGGGTTGGTATTCGTCCCAAGTCATCTTATCCCTCCCTGAGAACTTTAAAACTAAAGCCAATGttgttatgtatgtttacaaTGGACCTGCCAAACCTAGTTCCATGTTCAAATGGGTGAAGAATAAACTGAATCGAAAAGTGAAACAAATTGCCGACTACGATGAGTTGAAGCGAGAATGGTTGTCTTtccaaaaaaaatatgaaatccgAGTTGTCCTCTTCACGGAGTTGGCATCCATCCCGCTGATATTCTCGGCTCTCAGTGTTAAATTTCCAGGTCGTGTACGTTTTGGGACTATGAATTCTAAATCTGGATCAGGAAAAGAAACTCTAGCTCGTCTGAAACTAAAGCCTCCTGCTTGCTTTGTGATAGCCCCTGGCAAAACCCTTGTTTATGGCTCACGGCCAGGTGAATTGTTGACGTTTCGATCAATGGAAAATTTTCTCAAGTCCTTATATCCTGAAgtgaatgatttctttattttaagtTTGATTGTTACCAATTTAATGGGTTGGTTTGAATTGTTTCTCAGTCAAGGAAGTGCGTTTCGACGACTGCTCCGCCTTATCTGCTGTTGTATTAAATACAATATTGTCCTTATTATCTTGTGGCAGCCTTTGCTGGCATTCTTTCAGTTGTCttattttgaaatacttttgGAATGGGGTTTGCTGGCCTTGCATTTCCTCAGCGGCTCGTCCATTGGAAGCATCATTCGGAAAGATCTCATTTTTTACAGTAACAGCCGATATCTACTTTTAGGGacatttttcttgtattctttacTGGTTGGATACATCCAGTACAAACGGAAAAATGGTATGATTGACGAAGATGAATTCGATTGGTTCAACTTTGCTCAGCTGTTAAACTTTAACCCCTTGTTAAATCCGTCTTTCCAAATAGTACATCCAGGGGGCTTGTACGCGATGTATCTGCTGGAAAGCAGTGACATGTTATTCGGACACTTTCCTGACTTAGTAGTCACTGAGATGCAATCTGTGGTCTCCAGTGACTACATTAAACACCTACCTCGATGGAAATATGGCAGAGTACTTAACCACAATGACAATTCAAAGCTAAAATGTTTTCATAAAGATGATGTTGAAAATTTAATTGCTACACCAAATCATGGATTTTGCTCAGGTTCACCAGATTTTGAATCCGGGGATGACCCTGCAATTCAAATGATGGACGGAAATTACTGCTGTGGTTGTATGCAAAGGAATGCAGCCTCCTCTGAATCTTTTGTTTCAACTTCACCTCCACCAGATCTGTCAGAAGAGCAGCAATCTCATAAATCGAACGATGATGGCTGCTGTCCCttacacaaaagaaaacattcttcTGCCTTGAGTGCAGAGGAATGCAAACACAATTCTCTCTGTTCTGCATTCTCAAAGGCCAACGCTAGAGAAGCAAACCATCTTGTCTGCTCTGAAAATTACAAGTTGGTGCCTGATGGTTTTCTACAGACAAGCCAATGTGTGATATGTTTGGAAGATTTTGTAATTGGTGCGGACATCTGTGGCCTTCCCTGTGCTCATTTCTTTCATGAATGCTGTATATTACGTTGGTTGTATAGAATGAGTTATGCATGCCCCATGTGTCGGTGGCTGTCTTATAATCCGAAACCGGGCTTGGACTTGTGTGAAATTTTCTCTGCAGTTCCTAACTAA
- the LOC106877128 gene encoding E3 ubiquitin-protein ligase RNF4, whose translation MPNFGSRYTANRMESTYIYDLSDDDALMSATTTNHSTMICDSLSQPTAGNIHDMSCFISDVVSAEPITICDNPRRIARDAVYTHRTAGTKRLRKQNRLKSNNIGNSASDPILIPDEPIIESRSFRKNVPSTSETESESHRTSPASQICPLCLETFENIRSKNIKFRATLCGHIFCEMCLAKCPTLNYKCPVCRKPVKPKQLIHLFL comes from the exons ATGCCAAACTTTGGTTCAAGATATACAGCTAACAGAATGGAATCTACAT ATATTTATGATCTAAGCGATGATGATGCTTTGATGTCCGCTACTACAACCAATCATTCAACAATGATCTGT GATTCCCTGTCACAACCTACAGCAG GTAACATTCATGACATGAGCTGCTTTATTTCTGATGTAGTCAGTGCTGAACCTATTAcaatatgt GACAATCCAAGAAGAATTGCAAGAG atgctgtatatacacacagaacagCTGGAACGAAAAGATTACGGAAACAAAATCGTTTGAAAAGTAAT aATATTGGCAATTCAGCAAGTG ATCCTATATTGATTCCTGATGAACCCATAATCGAG AGCCGTTCATTTAGAAAAAATGTGCCGTCTACATCAGAAACTGAATCAGA ATCACACAGAACATCCCCAGCATCTCAGATCTGTCCATTGTGTTTGGAgacatttgaaaat atccggagtaaaaatataaaatttagagcCACATTATGTGGTCATATATTTTGTGAAATGTGTCTGGCAAAATGTCCCACTTTAAACTATAAATGTCCTGTGTGCCGTAAACCAGTAAAACCAAAGCAacttatacatttatttctgtgA